From a region of the Dickeya poaceiphila genome:
- the hypF gene encoding carbamoyltransferase HypF, giving the protein MSAINVQTTSGVEIRVKGKVQGVGFRPYVWQIAHRLGAKGSVLNDGAGVLVRLWPASAEADFIAALHAECPPLAQIDQVTCQPYRWETPPDDFIIEHSGAGQMDTHIVPDAATCDACRQELFDPCDRRYRYPFINCTHCGPRFTIIRQMPYDRPNTAMAAFPFCPTCQQEYQHPADRRFHAQPNACPTCGPQVWLSDASGTVARGDDAIIQAAAALCAGQIVAVKGLGGFHLACDATNAQAVVRLRERKHRPAKPLAVMLPDVDWLARCSRVAESASALRIMQSPAAPIVLLPLRQNGVLAAGIAPGLDEVGLMLSANPLQHLLLAAVGRALVMTSGNASGKPPALDNSQALDELAGIADLWLLHDRDIVQRVDDSVVRMQGEQAEMLRRSRGYVPDALPLPPGFSEQPALLAMGADLKNTFCLLRDSSAIVSQHLGDLADDEVEQQYRQAQRLFADIYRFTPQAIAVDAHPGYVSRRLGQQQAEQLGIPCIEVLHHHAHIVACLAEHQWPRDAGPVIGLALDGIGYGGDNRWWGGECLWVDYTQCRHVGGLPAVALPGGDLAARQPWRNLLAQFLAFVPDWETVPESGVIPAGARALLTRAIERGLNAPLASSAGRLFDAVAAACGFAGEQSWEGEAACWLEAQARQHQDDAPPVTLPLFANQLDLATFWRQFLAYHATPADRAFAFHVALADGLAALVCQAAREHGLNTVACSGGVMHNRLLVTLLRERLAGFRLLMPSRLPAGDGGLALGQALIAASRLSTWG; this is encoded by the coding sequence ATGTCAGCAATTAATGTACAGACGACATCAGGCGTTGAAATTCGCGTTAAGGGCAAAGTGCAGGGGGTGGGGTTTCGGCCTTATGTCTGGCAAATTGCTCACCGGCTTGGTGCCAAAGGCAGTGTGCTGAATGACGGCGCGGGGGTGTTAGTCCGGCTGTGGCCTGCGAGCGCTGAGGCGGATTTCATCGCGGCGTTGCACGCCGAGTGCCCGCCGTTGGCGCAGATTGACCAGGTCACCTGCCAGCCTTATCGCTGGGAAACACCACCGGACGATTTCATCATTGAACACAGCGGTGCCGGGCAGATGGATACCCACATTGTCCCGGATGCGGCGACCTGTGATGCCTGCCGTCAGGAGCTGTTTGATCCGTGCGATCGCCGCTACCGTTATCCGTTTATCAACTGCACCCACTGCGGCCCGCGTTTTACCATTATTCGCCAGATGCCGTACGACCGCCCGAATACCGCCATGGCGGCGTTCCCGTTTTGCCCCACCTGTCAGCAGGAGTATCAGCATCCGGCGGATCGGCGCTTTCATGCCCAGCCTAACGCCTGCCCAACCTGCGGGCCGCAGGTGTGGCTGAGCGATGCATCCGGAACCGTGGCACGCGGTGATGACGCCATCATACAGGCAGCGGCGGCATTGTGTGCCGGGCAGATCGTGGCGGTAAAAGGGCTGGGCGGGTTTCATCTCGCCTGTGATGCCACCAATGCGCAGGCGGTGGTACGGCTGCGTGAGCGCAAACATCGCCCGGCCAAGCCGCTGGCGGTGATGCTGCCGGATGTCGATTGGCTGGCGCGGTGCAGTCGCGTGGCGGAGTCTGCGTCGGCGCTACGCATAATGCAAAGCCCGGCAGCGCCGATTGTATTATTGCCGTTGCGACAAAATGGCGTTCTGGCGGCTGGGATTGCCCCCGGTCTGGATGAAGTCGGGCTGATGTTGTCTGCCAACCCATTACAGCACCTGCTGCTGGCAGCGGTGGGCCGAGCGCTGGTGATGACCTCCGGCAACGCCAGCGGTAAGCCACCCGCGCTGGATAATTCGCAGGCACTGGATGAACTGGCGGGTATCGCCGATCTGTGGTTGCTGCATGACCGCGATATTGTGCAGCGTGTTGATGACTCGGTGGTGAGAATGCAGGGTGAACAGGCGGAGATGCTGCGGCGCTCGCGTGGTTATGTGCCGGATGCCTTGCCGTTGCCGCCGGGGTTCAGCGAACAGCCGGCATTGCTGGCGATGGGGGCGGATCTCAAAAATACTTTCTGCCTGCTGCGCGATAGCTCTGCCATCGTCAGCCAGCATCTGGGCGACCTGGCTGATGACGAGGTGGAACAGCAGTATCGGCAGGCACAAAGGCTGTTTGCCGATATTTACCGCTTTACGCCACAGGCCATCGCGGTGGATGCGCACCCTGGTTACGTCAGCCGTCGTTTGGGGCAGCAGCAGGCGGAACAGTTGGGCATTCCCTGCATTGAGGTGTTGCATCATCACGCGCATATCGTCGCTTGTCTGGCGGAGCATCAGTGGCCGCGCGACGCCGGGCCGGTCATCGGGCTGGCACTGGATGGTATCGGCTATGGCGGTGATAACCGCTGGTGGGGCGGTGAATGCCTGTGGGTGGATTATACCCAGTGCCGGCATGTGGGCGGTTTACCGGCGGTGGCGCTGCCGGGCGGCGATCTGGCGGCACGCCAGCCGTGGCGTAATCTGCTGGCTCAGTTTTTGGCGTTCGTTCCAGACTGGGAAACCGTGCCTGAAAGCGGCGTTATCCCTGCTGGTGCGCGAGCGTTGCTGACACGCGCTATCGAGCGGGGTCTTAACGCGCCACTGGCGTCGTCTGCCGGTCGGTTGTTTGACGCGGTAGCCGCCGCCTGTGGGTTTGCCGGCGAGCAGAGCTGGGAAGGCGAAGCCGCCTGTTGGCTGGAAGCACAAGCCCGCCAGCATCAGGATGACGCGCCGCCGGTGACGTTGCCGCTGTTCGCTAACCAACTGGATCTGGCAACCTTTTGGCGGCAGTTTCTGGCGTATCACGCTACCCCTGCTGACCGCGCTTTTGCCTTTCATGTGGCGCTGGCGGACGGGCTGGCGGCGCTGGTGTGTCAGGCTGCGCGGGAACATGGGCTGAACACGGTGGCGTGCTCTGGCGGGGTGATGCATAACCGTTTGCTGGTCACGCTGTTACGTGAACGGCTGGCCGGGTTTAGGCTACTGATGCCGTCGCGTTTACCGGCTGGCGACGGTGGGCTGGCGCTGGGGCAGGCGTTGATCGCCGCCAGTCGTCTGTCAACGTGGGGCTGA
- a CDS encoding YlaC family protein: protein MDEVKRILNEEIERLNREERRDNRIRFSRRFMVTHPYLFGGMLASYVPVALILWYAPYFGLPYVVGFTLFLALMSLAMSMDINPRYRFEDIDTLDLRVCYNGEWYNSRHVSAQTLEALLHNPQVAAAVKEGIARLLQTKGYLYFYDVFSLAYRSTAAR, encoded by the coding sequence ATGGACGAAGTGAAACGCATTCTGAATGAAGAAATCGAACGTCTGAATCGTGAGGAGCGGCGTGATAATCGCATCCGTTTCAGTCGCCGGTTTATGGTAACCCACCCTTATTTATTCGGCGGCATGTTGGCGAGTTATGTGCCGGTGGCGTTGATTTTGTGGTACGCACCCTATTTCGGCCTGCCTTATGTGGTGGGGTTTACGTTGTTTCTGGCGCTGATGTCGCTGGCGATGTCGATGGATATCAACCCGCGCTATCGCTTTGAAGATATCGACACGCTGGATCTGCGGGTGTGCTACAACGGCGAGTGGTATAACAGTCGCCATGTGTCGGCACAGACGCTGGAGGCATTGCTGCATAATCCGCAGGTCGCTGCCGCGGTAAAAGAGGGGATCGCCCGTTTGTTGCAAACCAAGGGGTACCTCTATTTCTACGATGTTTTTTCTCTGGCCTATCGTTCAACCGCTGCGCGTTGA
- a CDS encoding glutamine amidotransferase: MTMRNADCPSSLRSPSLLIVQMGEPPEPIAQAVGQQADWFCSALADEGVQLHVVRPDAGDALPHPGEHDAAIISGSWSMVTDRLDWSERTAEWLRQSVQVGLPVLGVCYGHQLLAHALGGTVADNPNGREMGLKTVTLHDHAVTDALLTTMPTQFSAYLSHLQSVVTPPPGAQVLATSEQDGCQIIRYTSHTLSFQFHPEMDAAVMNACLRHCALPEITDSAEPVWARRLLRDFVRQALSR; encoded by the coding sequence ATGACGATGCGAAACGCAGATTGTCCTTCCTCATTACGCTCTCCTTCTTTACTCATCGTACAGATGGGTGAACCCCCTGAGCCTATCGCGCAGGCTGTCGGTCAGCAGGCTGACTGGTTTTGCAGCGCACTGGCCGATGAAGGCGTGCAACTGCATGTGGTGCGGCCAGACGCCGGTGACGCCTTGCCGCATCCCGGCGAGCATGATGCCGCTATTATCAGCGGCTCCTGGTCGATGGTGACTGACCGGCTGGACTGGAGCGAGCGTACCGCTGAGTGGCTACGCCAGAGCGTGCAGGTCGGGTTGCCGGTGCTGGGCGTGTGCTACGGTCATCAACTGTTAGCTCATGCGTTGGGCGGCACGGTGGCGGATAACCCTAATGGGCGGGAAATGGGGCTGAAGACGGTAACGCTGCATGACCATGCCGTAACTGATGCGCTGCTGACAACGATGCCGACGCAATTCAGCGCCTACCTTAGCCATCTCCAGTCGGTGGTGACACCGCCGCCGGGTGCTCAGGTGCTGGCGACATCGGAACAGGATGGATGCCAGATTATTCGTTACACGTCGCATACCTTATCATTCCAGTTTCACCCGGAAATGGATGCGGCAGTGATGAACGCCTGCCTGCGCCACTGCGCCTTGCCGGAAATCACCGACAGCGCTGAACCGGTGTGGGCGCGGCGGTTGCTGCGGGATTTTGTCCGGCAGGCGTTGTCCCGCTAA
- a CDS encoding aminotransferase-like domain-containing protein: MAKFEQLADQMREQLQAGIWQPGEKLPSLREKVVQSGLSLMTVLHSYQLLESQGWIVSRPQSGYYAAPSIERPIAPPASGDVVHLTEKVDVNRFIFDVLHASRSPGMVPFGSAFPDPRLFPQRQLTRSLATVARRMQPESALDNLPPGNERLRKQIAQRYALQGIAVSPEEIVITSGAMESLNLSLQMLTRPGDYVVVESPSFYGALQAIERLQLKAIAIATHPHTGIDLAALRQALQDYPIRACWLMTNFHNPLGCTLAWEKKQQLAALLSEHQVPLIEDDVYSELYAGPHRPLPVKALDTQGQVLHCSSFSKNLVAGFRVGWVAAGRFAQGVQRLQLMSTLSASAPMQLAVADYLATSSYDSHLRRLRRTLEQRKHRLYQAMKAHFPAGVDIYYADGGYFLWLALPQGFNSVELYQQALVQGISIAPGRMFTTSDKFDRYFRMNTSFEWQEKTENAIIALAMLLKNALSSS; this comes from the coding sequence CTGGCTAAGTTCGAACAACTGGCTGACCAGATGCGCGAGCAGTTACAGGCGGGTATCTGGCAACCGGGGGAAAAACTGCCGTCGCTGCGCGAAAAAGTGGTGCAATCCGGCCTGAGCCTGATGACGGTGCTTCATTCCTACCAGTTGCTGGAAAGTCAGGGCTGGATTGTGTCGCGTCCGCAGTCTGGCTATTACGCCGCGCCGAGTATTGAAAGGCCGATTGCGCCGCCAGCCAGTGGCGATGTGGTGCATCTGACGGAAAAGGTTGACGTCAATCGCTTTATCTTCGATGTGTTGCACGCCAGCCGTTCACCCGGTATGGTGCCGTTTGGTTCTGCTTTTCCCGACCCAAGGTTATTTCCCCAACGTCAACTGACGCGCTCACTGGCAACGGTAGCGCGCCGTATGCAACCGGAGAGTGCGCTGGACAACCTGCCGCCCGGCAACGAGCGGCTACGCAAACAGATTGCCCAGCGCTATGCGCTGCAAGGTATCGCGGTATCGCCGGAGGAAATAGTCATTACCAGCGGCGCGATGGAGTCACTCAACCTCAGCTTGCAGATGTTGACTCGCCCCGGCGATTACGTAGTGGTGGAATCACCGTCGTTTTACGGCGCATTGCAGGCTATCGAACGTTTACAACTGAAAGCCATCGCTATCGCCACGCATCCGCATACCGGTATTGATCTGGCGGCATTGCGACAGGCATTGCAGGACTATCCGATCCGCGCTTGCTGGCTGATGACCAATTTTCATAACCCGCTCGGTTGTACGCTGGCATGGGAGAAAAAGCAGCAACTGGCCGCGCTGTTGAGCGAGCATCAGGTACCGTTGATTGAAGATGATGTCTACAGTGAGCTGTACGCCGGTCCTCATCGGCCGCTGCCGGTCAAAGCGTTGGATACGCAAGGCCAGGTACTGCACTGCTCTTCGTTTTCAAAAAATCTGGTCGCCGGATTTCGTGTTGGTTGGGTGGCGGCAGGCCGCTTTGCGCAAGGTGTCCAGCGGCTGCAACTGATGAGTACACTGTCTGCCAGTGCACCGATGCAATTGGCGGTGGCCGATTATCTGGCGACCAGTAGTTACGATAGCCATTTGCGGCGCTTACGACGTACTCTGGAGCAACGCAAGCATCGGTTGTATCAGGCGATGAAGGCGCATTTTCCTGCCGGTGTGGATATTTATTACGCTGACGGCGGCTATTTTCTGTGGCTGGCGCTGCCGCAAGGGTTCAATAGCGTTGAACTTTATCAGCAGGCGCTGGTGCAAGGCATCAGTATTGCGCCGGGCAGGATGTTCACTACCAGCGATAAGTTTGATCGCTATTTCCGTATGAATACCTCCTTCGAATGGCAGGAGAAAACAGAAAACGCCATTATCGCGTTGGCGATGTTGTTGAAAAACGCACTCTCCTCGTCCTGA